From a region of the Roseivirga sp. 4D4 genome:
- the lipB gene encoding lipoyl(octanoyl) transferase LipB, protein MSFHINKTVEVINLGTDDYKRVWDYQESIFKKTVDQKIFNRKTEYPKDQVTTNNYLILCEHPHVYTLGKSGSIDNLLLDDQGLKDHYAQFYRINRGGDITYHGPGQLVAYPILDLDHFFTDIHKYLRFLEEAIILTLADFGLSAGRIDGLTGVWIDFEEGAKDPRKICAMGVKSSRWVTMHGLALNVNTDLSYFEHIVPCGIDDKAVTSMNKELGRHVEISEVQEKLTHYIAEVFEMDIIQSNAV, encoded by the coding sequence ATGAGTTTTCATATTAATAAGACAGTTGAAGTAATAAATCTGGGTACTGATGACTACAAGCGTGTGTGGGACTATCAGGAATCTATTTTCAAAAAAACGGTTGATCAAAAGATCTTTAACCGGAAAACTGAGTACCCAAAAGATCAGGTTACTACCAACAACTATCTTATTCTATGTGAGCACCCTCATGTGTATACTCTAGGGAAAAGTGGTTCCATTGATAATTTGCTCCTTGACGATCAAGGACTCAAAGATCATTATGCCCAATTTTATCGGATCAACAGAGGCGGTGATATTACTTATCACGGTCCAGGGCAGCTTGTCGCCTATCCAATCTTAGATTTAGACCATTTCTTTACCGATATCCATAAATACCTTCGCTTTTTAGAAGAAGCTATCATCCTCACCTTGGCAGATTTTGGTTTGTCTGCAGGAAGGATTGATGGACTCACTGGCGTTTGGATTGATTTTGAAGAGGGAGCGAAAGACCCACGGAAAATTTGTGCCATGGGCGTGAAGTCAAGTCGTTGGGTCACTATGCATGGTTTAGCCCTAAATGTCAATACCGACCTTTCTTATTTCGAGCATATTGTACCCTGCGGGATAGACGACAAAGCCGTGACTTCCATGAACAAAGAGCTTGGCAGACACGTAGAAATATCAGAAGTTCAAGAAAAACTGACGCACTATATTGCCGAAGTTTTTGAAATGGACATTATCCAATCAAATGCGGTCTAG
- a CDS encoding type I phosphomannose isomerase catalytic subunit has protein sequence MSEKNYLYPLKFDTIFKEKIWGGTKIKDVLNKDFSPLKNCGETWEISGVEGNLTTVSEGNLKGWTLPELIAEYKDDLVGAKVYEEYGNEFPLLVKFIDAAQDLSIQVHPNDKLAKARHNSLGKTEMWYVFQADEGARLISGFNKDTNKEEYLDHLSNGRLTDLLNYEDVQSGDCFYLPAGRVHTIGQGLLLAEIQQSSDVTYRIYDFDRTDDEGNKRELHTEEALDALDYKGYSDYKTNYTPCLNESVPLVKSQYFRTNLLDYTTGIIREHYNSASFIIYTCVQGEAEIATQGHSTKICMGNAVLVPRKFPEIHIRTKSGFKMLETYMP, from the coding sequence ATGAGCGAGAAGAACTACCTATACCCACTAAAGTTTGATACCATCTTTAAAGAGAAAATCTGGGGTGGAACAAAAATCAAGGATGTACTGAACAAGGATTTCTCCCCACTAAAAAACTGTGGAGAAACTTGGGAGATTTCGGGTGTTGAGGGAAACCTAACCACGGTCTCGGAGGGAAACTTAAAGGGCTGGACCCTTCCGGAACTTATCGCTGAGTACAAAGATGACCTTGTCGGGGCCAAAGTTTATGAAGAGTATGGTAATGAGTTTCCATTGTTGGTCAAGTTCATTGATGCAGCGCAAGACCTGTCCATTCAGGTTCACCCTAATGATAAGTTGGCAAAAGCCAGACATAACTCTCTAGGCAAAACCGAAATGTGGTATGTCTTTCAGGCGGATGAAGGCGCAAGACTAATTAGCGGTTTTAACAAAGACACCAATAAAGAGGAATATCTGGATCACCTTAGTAATGGAAGGCTAACAGACCTTTTGAATTATGAGGATGTCCAAAGCGGTGATTGCTTCTACTTGCCTGCTGGTAGAGTCCATACGATCGGTCAGGGTTTACTTCTGGCAGAGATTCAACAATCATCGGATGTCACCTATCGCATTTACGATTTCGACAGAACAGATGATGAAGGAAACAAGCGTGAACTGCATACAGAAGAAGCACTTGATGCACTAGACTATAAAGGGTACTCCGACTATAAAACCAACTACACACCTTGCCTAAATGAGTCGGTGCCGTTGGTGAAATCGCAGTACTTCAGAACCAACCTTTTAGACTATACCACGGGCATCATCAGAGAGCATTATAATTCTGCCTCTTTCATCATATATACATGCGTGCAAGGTGAAGCAGAAATAGCCACTCAGGGGCATAGTACAAAAATATGTATGGGTAATGCAGTTTTGGTACCTCGAAAGTTCCCAGAAATCCATATTCGGACCAAATCTGGTTTCAAAATGTTGGAAACCTACATGCCATAG
- the pgi gene encoding glucose-6-phosphate isomerase: MLKSINPTSTTSWQKLKAHFEAMSSAEMKQLFDTDPERFKKFSLKFNDLLVDFSKNIITQETMELLVNLAKECELKQAIESKFNGQPINATEGRAVLHTALRNKSDKPIMVDGKDVMPDVKSALAKMKVFADKVTSGSWHGYTGKSIRYIVNIGIGGSDLGPVMVTEALAPYATYDTTTYFVSNVDGSHVSEILKKVNAEETLFMIASKTFTTQETMTNAHTARTWFLNQGASEADIAKHFVALSTNADAVSEFGIDTNNMFEFWDWVGGRYSLWSSIGLSIACTIGFDDFDELLTGAFEMDQHFQSADFDENIPIILALIGIWYGNFFGSESEAILPYDQYMHRFAAYFQQGNMESNGKYIGRDGKPVDYQTGPIVWGEPGTNGQHAFYQLIHQGTKLIPCDFMAPAQSHNAVGDHHSKLLSNFFAQTEALMKGKSYSEVVEELEQQGKSKEEIEKLAPFKVFEGNKPTNSILFQKLTPRVLGSLISMYEHKIFVQGVIWNIYSFDQWGVELGKVLAKKILPELSDNDQVESHDSSTNGLINAYKEMRNA, from the coding sequence ATGCTTAAATCCATCAACCCAACAAGCACCACCAGCTGGCAAAAACTTAAGGCGCATTTTGAGGCCATGAGTTCAGCGGAAATGAAGCAGCTATTTGATACTGATCCAGAAAGATTCAAGAAGTTTTCTTTGAAGTTCAATGACCTTTTAGTCGATTTCTCGAAGAACATCATCACTCAGGAGACCATGGAACTTCTCGTTAATCTGGCCAAAGAATGTGAGCTCAAGCAGGCCATTGAGAGCAAATTTAATGGCCAACCCATTAATGCCACAGAAGGACGTGCTGTGTTACACACAGCCCTCCGCAACAAGTCTGATAAACCAATTATGGTAGATGGTAAAGATGTGATGCCAGACGTTAAATCTGCCTTAGCTAAAATGAAGGTATTTGCCGATAAGGTTACCTCTGGTAGCTGGCACGGTTATACGGGCAAATCAATTAGGTACATTGTCAATATCGGTATTGGTGGATCAGACTTGGGTCCCGTAATGGTTACCGAAGCCTTAGCACCTTATGCCACGTATGATACTACTACCTACTTTGTCTCTAATGTAGATGGTTCTCATGTTTCTGAAATTCTGAAAAAGGTGAATGCGGAAGAGACCCTTTTTATGATTGCCTCTAAAACCTTTACCACTCAGGAAACCATGACTAATGCGCATACCGCTAGAACATGGTTCTTAAATCAAGGTGCTTCTGAAGCCGATATTGCAAAACACTTCGTTGCACTTTCGACAAATGCAGATGCTGTGAGTGAATTTGGCATCGATACTAATAACATGTTCGAGTTCTGGGATTGGGTTGGTGGAAGATATTCGCTTTGGTCATCAATCGGTCTTTCCATTGCATGCACGATAGGTTTTGATGATTTTGATGAACTCTTAACCGGTGCCTTTGAAATGGATCAGCACTTCCAAAGTGCTGACTTTGACGAAAACATTCCAATTATATTAGCACTAATCGGTATATGGTATGGCAACTTTTTTGGAAGCGAGTCGGAAGCCATTTTACCTTATGATCAGTACATGCACCGTTTTGCTGCATACTTTCAACAAGGCAATATGGAGAGTAATGGAAAGTATATTGGACGAGATGGCAAGCCAGTCGATTACCAAACGGGTCCTATTGTGTGGGGAGAACCTGGTACCAATGGTCAGCATGCCTTTTATCAACTCATCCACCAAGGCACAAAATTGATTCCTTGTGATTTCATGGCACCGGCCCAAAGCCATAACGCGGTTGGAGACCATCACTCCAAATTACTATCTAACTTCTTCGCACAAACCGAAGCCTTAATGAAAGGTAAGTCTTATTCTGAAGTTGTTGAAGAACTCGAGCAACAAGGAAAATCAAAGGAGGAAATAGAAAAACTTGCTCCTTTCAAAGTGTTTGAAGGCAACAAACCTACCAATAGTATACTCTTCCAAAAACTGACACCGAGAGTTTTGGGTAGCCTTATCTCGATGTACGAACACAAAATCTTCGTTCAAGGCGTAATCTGGAATATCTATAGTTTTGATCAATGGGGCGTTGAATTAGGAAAAGTATTGGCTAAAAAGATCCTGCCAGAATTGTCTGATAACGATCAGGTTGAAAGTCATGATAGTTCCACCAATGGATTGATCAACGCCTATAAAGAAATGAGAAACGCATGA
- a CDS encoding YraN family protein, with product MPKLINGRFISMQTIGTKGENLAAEYLVANGYEILARNYRFKKSEIDIICQKDGLMIFVEVKTRTSRSFGEPESFVSNTQQAAIIKAAEEYMREVEWSGDIRFDIVAILSKKGEDEILHLKDAFY from the coding sequence ATGCCTAAATTAATCAACGGCAGATTCATATCTATGCAAACGATTGGCACAAAAGGAGAAAATTTAGCCGCTGAGTACTTGGTGGCCAATGGCTATGAGATTCTAGCAAGAAACTATCGGTTTAAGAAGTCCGAGATCGACATTATTTGTCAAAAAGATGGGCTCATGATCTTTGTGGAGGTCAAGACCCGAACAAGCAGAAGTTTTGGAGAACCAGAGTCATTTGTTTCCAATACTCAGCAGGCCGCGATCATAAAAGCGGCCGAAGAATATATGAGAGAGGTTGAGTGGTCAGGAGACATTCGGTTTGATATTGTGGCAATTTTGAGTAAAAAGGGGGAAGATGAAATCCTTCACCTTAAGGATGCTTTCTATTGA
- a CDS encoding toxin-antitoxin system YwqK family antitoxin produces MRKSFLLLITLLCLTSLGFAQSKKKKTKEKEEVEKPDIRFKKADVDTMPDADLKKKRNYYYGEKTKKSFTTKDSRTAVTYELFNVLREPVKVDSYVRRIYYHDTRKGEVVAVTGRGQTLSRVLHGPYKRTVNDIVVEEGMYYYGTKNETWMYQKTDSTLYDKRHYVKGWFRDSEITYYDEDQKTRVKEVIPYRYGKKEGEYYLFFPSGNIAVRGRYEFDRKVGVWEEFHNLPGVSRIKKEIQYPPEFYLKDFKSYVRKEWNRNATPTYVAPPKNQ; encoded by the coding sequence ATGAGAAAATCATTTCTCTTATTGATCACATTGCTCTGCCTCACATCCCTTGGTTTTGCCCAATCCAAGAAGAAAAAAACCAAGGAAAAAGAAGAGGTAGAGAAACCTGATATCAGGTTCAAAAAGGCAGATGTGGATACCATGCCTGACGCTGACCTAAAGAAAAAGCGGAACTACTATTATGGTGAAAAGACAAAGAAGTCTTTTACCACTAAAGATTCTCGGACTGCGGTCACCTACGAGCTATTCAATGTATTACGAGAACCGGTTAAGGTTGATAGTTATGTCAGAAGAATATATTATCACGATACTCGAAAGGGTGAGGTTGTTGCAGTGACAGGAAGAGGTCAGACGCTGTCCAGAGTACTTCATGGCCCTTATAAAAGAACAGTGAATGACATAGTGGTGGAAGAAGGCATGTACTATTATGGTACAAAGAACGAAACCTGGATGTACCAGAAAACTGATTCCACGCTTTATGATAAGAGGCACTATGTGAAAGGCTGGTTTCGCGATTCAGAAATCACCTACTACGATGAAGATCAGAAAACCAGAGTTAAGGAAGTTATACCCTATCGATATGGCAAAAAAGAAGGTGAGTACTATCTCTTCTTCCCTAGTGGAAACATTGCGGTAAGAGGACGATATGAATTCGATAGAAAAGTAGGTGTCTGGGAAGAATTCCACAACCTGCCTGGCGTAAGTAGAATCAAAAAAGAAATCCAATATCCCCCAGAGTTCTATTTGAAAGATTTCAAATCCTATGTCCGGAAAGAATGGAATCGCAATGCTACGCCAACTTATGTGGCGCCCCCTAAGAATCAATAG